One window from the genome of Lachancea thermotolerans CBS 6340 chromosome B complete sequence encodes:
- a CDS encoding uncharacterized protein (weakly similar to uniprot|Q07895 Saccharomyces cerevisiae YLR001C Hypothetical ORF), whose product MINIIWLAISVLWLKLLPFSTATPKSGDDDDFPFTTVVDYLWQNAEFSTFLRVLQKDGLIPYLNELDNFTIFAPINSAFAQSNQNTVLDHYLLQNHVLDFEKYGSGTHVLTLNDSRPHLIEKRTDGAWKINGVSVLKEILKPSMQNAVLYSITSLISGTLELEDLIEKSANISSFSMLLDRVVFGNLQVFDNKTLIIPKDSAFNASFNDIELEYLLGPTDTAISNPHLLKTYKNRKKDQNFLFERLLVDGILGGDINKTDALNLDNELLNFESHENGTVISVNNTFSALSNQLYTKGIAHMFSKLDFLPSHLSFTAEKYLIGLGADRFVEEIYMRKLDHLINGAHDRNLTIFVSVESSNEGSGFSKSSLLYHFVDDQVDLTDYALPTSSKRLYDTMFCSSNKRLGGECQRLKIERSSRGKQRVLINGKYCLKSLEPIKVGNTSIYLLENDVTLPADLLSSIDPFSGCSKSLHFLDELNLLELRPNNQGYTVLLPCFDSWDYFDLNLDYLEHNITALNLIMKNYILNGLIYTDSKEQTLETRNFYNELIQVEILGRESDSSQFAMNLSTVAGPVTLKNGADTFFDRGVLHPMERVFFPKSLDITLLNLLETTKSFEFLSFLENFPEFDNIVHQGKPSSILVPTSQSLLLDDISLDSSRLKEFLELHIIPANSTEALLNCQSNIQTLHGEYLQCRESSSNTHLLRFKSGLDKEVRVLRKGCASTDNNTCVFVIDQPLSLSWLDQARYQIGLPGIAFAVGMLLGVLGIFSLLSCTLMLFMRRRNVEDRGSGQVYNEQEGLLSSQPQPQQPYSSMNMSTPPPTAAQRNSSKNDTNSRSRIFENSYSMHSSRNPVSIQQNRG is encoded by the coding sequence ATGATAAACATAATATGGCTAGCAATATCTGTTCTTTGGTTGAAACTATTACCGTTCTCAACAGCCACGCCCAAAAGTGGTGATGACGATGACTTCCCGTTTACAACTGTGGTTGACTATCTTTGGCAGAACGCAGAGTTTTCGACTTTCTTAAGAGTGTTACAGAAAGATGGCCTTATCCCTTACCTGAATGAACTCGACAATTTTACAATTTTTGCCCCTATTAATTCCGCGTTTGCTCAATCGAATCAGAACACAGTTTTGGATCATTACTTACTCCAGAACCACGTTCTCGACTTCGAGAAGTACGGCTCAGGGACGCACGTTCTGACCCTAAACGATAGCAGACCTCATTTAATTGAGAAAAGAACAGACGGTGCCTGGAAGATAAATGGCGTTTCTGTTCTAAAAGAAATTCTCAAGCCATCAATGCAGAACGCGGTCCTTTATAGCATTAcatctttgatttctgGTACCCTGGAGTTGGAGGACCTCATAGAAAAATCAGCAAACATTTCGTCATTTTCTATGCTTCTTGATAGGGTTGTCTTTGGgaaccttcaagtttttgacaacAAAACTCTCATAATACCCAAAGACTCTGCGTTCAACGCATCGTTCAACGACATAGAACTTGAGTACCTTTTGGGCCCAACTGATACCGCGATTTCAAATCCCCACTTATTGAAAACGTATaaaaacagaaagaagGACCAAAACTTTCTATTTGAGAGGCTGCTTGTTGACGGCATTCTCGGCGGCGATATTAACAAAACTGATGCTTTGAATCTCGACAACGAGCTCTTGAATTTCGAGTCACACGAAAACGGTACAGTAATCTCTGTGAACAACACGTTTTCTGCTTTGAGCAATCAACTATATACCAAGGGCATTGCGCATATGTTCTCAAAGCTAGACTTTTTGCCAAGTCATCTAAGTTTTACCGCTGAAAAGTACCTCATCGGTTTAGGGGCAGATCGCTTCGTAGAAGAGATTTATATGCGGAAGCTTGATCACCTCATCAATGGTGCTCACGACAGAAATCTTACCATTTTTGTGTCAGTCGAATCCAGCAATGAGGGCTCTGGTTTCTCGAAGAGCAGTCTACTTTACCATTTTGTTGACGACCAAGTCGACTTGACGGATTACGCGCTACCGACTTCTTCGAAGCGGCTTTACGACACAATGTTTTGTTCCTCCAATAAGAGGCTAGGGGGCGAATGCCAACGCCtaaaaattgaaagaagttcaagaggCAAGCAACGTGTCTTGATAAACGGAAAATACTGCCTGAAAAGCCTAGAACCTATCAAGGTCGGCAATACTTCTATCTATTTATTGGAAAATGATGTCACCCTCCCGGCAGACCTTTTGTCATCAATAGATCCCTTTTCAGGGTGCTCAAAATCTCTTCATTTCCTTGATGAACTGAACCTTTTGGAGCTCAGGCCAAATAACCAAGGGTACACTGTTCTTTTGCCCTGTTTTGACTCTTGGGATTATTTTGATCTTAATCTCGATTACCTCGAGCATAACATAACTGCCCTCAACCTAATTATGAAAAACTATATTCTCAATGGGCTTATTTACACAGACAGCAAAGAGCAGACTCTCGAGACGAGAAATTTCTATAATGAACTCATACAGGTTGAGATTCTAGGCCGCGAGAGCGATAGCTCTCAATTTGCTATGAACTTGAGCACAGTCGCAGGGCCAGTAACTCTTAAGAATGGTGCGGACACTTTTTTCGATCGAGGTGTGCTCCATCCAATGGAAAGAGTTTTTTTTCCTAAATCGCTTGATATTACTTTGCTCAACCTGCTGGAGACGACGAAGTCGTTTGAATTTCTAAGTTTCTTAGAGAATTTTCCTGAGTTTGATAATATTGTGCATCAAGGAAAGCCATCCTCAATTTTAGTACCAACCTCACAATCTTTGCTGCTTGATGATATAAGCTTGGACTCGTCTAGATTGAAGGAGTTTCTGGAATTGCATATTATCCCAGCCAACTCAACCGAAGCGCTATTGAACTGCCAATCAAATATACAAACCTTACATGGCGAGTACCTACAATGTCGTGagagttcttcaaacacGCATCTTTTAAGGTTCAAAAGCGGCCTGGATAAAGAAGTCCGGGTTCTTCGAAAGGGCTGTGCCTCTACTGATAACAACACTTGTGTATTTGTGATCGATCAACCTTTATCTCTAAGCTGGCTGGACCAAGCGAGATATCAGATTGGGCTTCCGGGTATTGCGTTTGCAGTGGGTATGCTACTAGGTGTTCTTGGTATATTCAGTCTTTTGAGTTGCACTTTGATGTTATTTATGAGAAGGCGCAACGTTGAAGACCGGGGTAGCGGGCAGGTTTACAACGAGCAAGAAGGGCTTTTGAGTTCGCAGCCGCAGCCTCAGCAACCTTATTCATCGATGAATATGAGCACGCCACCCCCGACagcagctcaaagaaattcaTCCAAAAACGATACCAACTCGAGGTCaagaatatttgaaaattcTTACTCTATGCATTCCTCGAGAAATCCAGTATCCATTCAGCAAAACAGAGGTTGA
- the DNM1 gene encoding dynamin-related GTPase DNM1 (highly similar to uniprot|P54861 Saccharomyces cerevisiae YLL001W DNM1 Dynamin-related GTPase required for mitochondrial fission and the maintenance of mitochondrial morphology assembles on the cytoplasmic face of mitochondrial tubules at sites at which division will occur also participates in endocytosis), which yields MASLEDLIPTVNKLQDVMYDAGIDTLDLPVLAVIGSQSSGKSSILETLVGKDFLPRGTGIVTRRPLVLQLNNISPNSPLINEYQDIHGQNYDTSDTKGELTLEDHLRKSQGFEPTTKDEWGEFLHLPGRRFYDFGEIRQEIENETARIAGKNKGISRIPINLKVFSPRVLNLTLVDLPGITKVPIGEQPADIEKQIKNLILEHVAKPNCIILAISPANVDLVNSESLKLARDVDPHGKRTIGVITKMDLMDSGTNALDILSGKLYPLKLGFVGIVNRSQQDIQANRSVEEALNNEEIFFTRHPVYRTISTKCGTRYLAKLLNHILMNHIRDKLPDIKARLNTLMGQTEQELATYGGSGIITKENRAGLVLQLMNKFAARFVSSIEGTSSDISTKELCGGARIYYIYNNIFGHSLESINPTSNLSTADIRTAIRNSTGPRPSLFVPELAFDLLVKPQIYLLLEPSQRCVEMVYEELMKICHNCGSPELARYPKLQAKLIEVVSELLRERLGPTRSYVESLIDIHRAYINTNHPNFLSATDAMSDIAEAKKNKQKATPGKSDLENAKISLVKELSRKDAELQFSNATGKEIPESSTPSEASSEEEERIPSKESKDSFLNYFFGKDQQKSGHFTKFPENGQFPGSHSFDQAENAPPSSDFEKLQINGSTTERTFDEPKLTEREELECELIRRLIISYFGIVREMIQDQIPKAVMCLLVNFSKEIIQNRLVTKLYKESLFEELLLEDQNLAQDREKCVKLLDTYKEASKIIGDIL from the coding sequence ATGGCAAGCTTGGAAGACCTCATCCCAACAGTGAACAAACTGCAAGATGTTATGTACGATGCCGGCATTGACACCTTAGACCTTCCCGTTCTAGCGGTGATTGGATCTCAATCCTCTGGCAAGTCGTCCATCTTGGAGACACTTGTAGGAAAAGACTTTTTACCCAGAGGAACGGGGATTGTCACCAGACGCCCATTGGTCCTTCAACTTAACAACATCTCTCCGAATTCTCCTTTAATCAACGAGTACCAGGATATCCATGGCCAGAATTACGACACTAGTGACACTAAAGGTGAGCTAACTCTGGAAGATCACCTTAGAAAAAGCCAAGGTTTCGAGCCCACAACCAAGGATGAGTGGGGCGAGTTCCTGCATTTGCCTGGTCGCCGCTTCTATGATTTTGGTGAAATAAGACAAGAGATCGAAAATGAAACAGCCCGAATCGCAGGAAAAAACAAAGGGATTAGCCGTATACCTATCAACctcaaagttttctcaCCGAGGGTTCTAAATTTGACACTCGTAGACCTGCCAGGGATCACCAAGGTACCTATTGGTGAACAACCAGCGGACATCGAAAAGCAAATTAAAAACTTGATTTTGGAACATGTCGCAAAACCTAATTGCATCATCCTCGCCATATCCCCGGCTAACGTTGACCTCGTCAATTCCGAATCACTCAAGTTGGCTAGAGATGTGGACCCTCATGGGAAAAGAACAATTGGTGTGATTACCAAAATGGATTTAATGGATAGCGGAACAAATGCTTTAGACATTCTTTCAGGTAAATTATATCCCTTGAAATTGGGTTTCGTGGGAATTGTGAATAGATCGCAACAGGACATACAAGCGAATAGAAGTGTTGAGGAAGCGCTGAACAACGAAGAGATCTTTTTCACTCGTCATCCTGTTTATAGAACAATATCGACGAAATGCGGGACAAGATACCTGGCTAAGCTACTAAATCACATCTTAATGAATCATATTCGTGACAAACTGCCAGACATAAAGGCGAGACTGAATACCTTGATGGGACAGACAGAACAAGAATTAGCGACATATGGCGGTAGTGGAATAATTACAAAAGAAAACCGAGCGGGGCTAGTATTGCAGCTTATGAATAAATTTGCAGCACGTTTTGTTTCCTCCATCGAAGGCACATCATCTGATATTAGTACGAAAGAACTTTGTGGGGGCGCGAGGATTTACTACATTTACAATAATATTTTTGGGCACTCGCTTGAATCAATAAATCCGACGTCTAACTTATCCACGGCAGATATTCGGACGGCGATTCGGAACTCGACCGGGCCACGTCCTTCCCTGTTTGTTCCTGAGCTTGCGTTTGACTTGCTTGTGAAACCTCAAATATATCTCCTACTCGAGCCCTCTCAACGATGTGTGGAAATGGTCTACGAAGAGCTAATGAAAATATGCCACAATTGCGGATCGCCCGAGCTCGCAAGGTATCCTAAACTACAGGCCAAGCTCATTGAAGTCGTTAGCGAGCTGCTAAGAGAAAGGCTTGGGCCCACTCGTTCTTATGTTGAAAGCTTAATTGACATCCACCGGGCCTACATCAACACCAATCACCCTAACTTCCTGAGTGCTACCGATGCTATGTCCGACATTGCtgaagccaaaaagaataaACAGAAGGCAACACCTGGGAAGTCggatcttgaaaatgctaaGATATCTCTCGTCAAGGAACTCTCCAGAAAGGATGCTGAACTCCAGTTTTCAAATGCAACAGGGAAAGAGATTCCAGAATCTTCAACTCCTAGTGAAGCTTCCTccgaagaggaagagaggATTCCTAGTAAAGAGTCCAAGGATTCCTTTCTGAACTACTTTTTCGGGAAAGATCAACAAAAGTCCGGTCACTTCACCAAATTCCCAGAGAATGGTCAATTTCCAGGCTCACACAGTTTTGATCAAGCAGAAAATGCTCCTCCTTCatcagattttgaaaagctacaAATAAATGGTTCTACGACTGAAAGGACTTTCGATGAACCCAAGCTGACCGAAAGAGAAGAGTTAGAATGTGAGCTTATCAGGAGGCTAATCATCTCTTATTTTGGTATCGTTAGAGAGATGATTCAGGATCAGATTCCTAAGGCAGTAATGTGCCTTCTTGTCAATTTCTCAAAGGAGATAATTCAGAATCGCCTTGTGACAAAACTGTATAAAGAGTCTTTGTTCGAGGAATTACTATTAGAAGACCAAAACTTGGCACAAGACAGAGAGAAGTGTGTCAAGTTGCTAGATACCTACAAAgaagcatcaaaaatcatAGGCGACATTCTATAA
- the RTT109 gene encoding H3 histone acetyltransferase RTT109 (similar to uniprot|Q07794 Saccharomyces cerevisiae YLL002W RTT109 Regulator of Ty1 Transposition Regulation of mitochondrial network Killed in Mutagen sensitive to diepoxybutane and/or mitomycin C diepoxybutane and mitomycin C resistance) has translation MSSLENLLSRVLPENKKFELLHLQSPPKESHSVFVQQRSDCTQTVVKVQHFFGLGADEKIFYSLELFVYLTIESSKAIEKLIFVSKADTNGYCDEKISVKDITTAILDYIVTLDPSHYLSKEIKVSGTSPGCGPSITRCTTTKRALKILKARHDSKKGDNCPNRGFFRNIEGKDPDWTCKICLFTRSEPQYLFSESSRNPKKHILSGEQLLRWWLSVIDKILVRHFDSGTKATLQIPGEEESRTLRYLSNNKAPFWRVGDIFSGKSSELAIFAIPVFPDDPKGRFLEQVVEENRAKKVRLSDFWVELQVQQEFRLGCTVSVIGVDGRIPKKCFGPHNNEVIVMPSKKVFSIVKSYIVGEQYDTSEGAYEAYANLRDFLHLRMQRSLLEIRGCRKSSEPGSKGTGSDRNAPVRPLNTLTVRRKVKKSI, from the coding sequence ATGAGTTCTCTTGAGAATCTCTTGTCACGCGTACTCcctgaaaacaaaaagttcgaGCTTTTGCATTTGCAAAGCCCCCCAAAAGAAAGCCACTCAGTTTTTGTCCAACAGCGCTCCGACTGCACGCAGACAGTTGTTAAGGTTCAACATTTTTTTGGGCTGGGCGCTGATGAGAAGATCTTTTACAGCCTGGAATTGTTTGTCTACTTGACAATTGAGTCCTCAAAGGCTATTGAGAAGCTTATCTTCGTTTCAAAAGCAGACACTAACGGATACTGCGACGAGAAAATATCTGTTAAAGACATAACAACAGCGATACTTGACTACATTGTCACTTTGGACCCTTCACACTATTTATCTAAAGAAATAAAAGTCTCGGGAACCTCACCAGGATGCGGGCCTTCCATTACGCGGTGCACAActacaaaaagagctttgaagataCTAAAAGCAAGGCACGACAGCAAGAAGGGCGATAACTGCCCAAACAGAGGCTTCTTCCGCAACATTGAGGGCAAAGATCCAGACTGGACCTGTAAAATCTGCCTTTTTACAAGGTCTGAACCACAGTACCTCTTCTCGGAGTCCTCTCGTAATCCTAAAAAGCATATTTTATCCGGCGAGCAGTTACTTCGTTGGTGGCTTTCCGTCATTGACAAGATCCTAGTGAGACACTTTGACAGTGGCACAAAGGCTACATTGCAGATCCCGGGTGAAGAAGAATCACGAACTCTTAGGTATTTAAGCAACAACAAGGCTCCGTTTTGGAGGGTTGGCGATATATTTAGCGGCAAATCCAGTGAACTAGCTATTTTCGCAATCCCGGTTTTTCCAGACGACCCAAAAGGCCGTTTCTTGGAACAggttgttgaagaaaatcgAGCCAAAAAGGTACGTCTATCTGATTTCTGGGTGGAGCTACAAGTCCAGCAGGAATTTCGGCTGGGTTGCACGGTTTCTGTGATTGGCGTGGACGGCCGAATCCCTAAAAAGTGTTTTGGGCCCCACAACAATGAAGTTATAGTGATGCCAAGCAAAAAAGTTTTCAGTATAGTTAAAAGCTACATTGTTGGGGAGCAATATGATACATCTGAGGGCGCTTATGAGGCCTACGCAAATCTACGGGATTTCCTCCATTTGCGGATGCAAAGAAGTCTCTTAGAGATTCGGGGCTGTCGCAAAAGCAGTGAGCCAGGTTCGAAAGGTACTGGTTCGGATAGAAATGCCCCAGTCCGTCCCCTGAATACTTTGACAGTGCGTAGGAAGGTCAAGAAGTCAATCTAG
- the PRE3 gene encoding proteasome core particle subunit beta 1 (highly similar to uniprot|P38624 YJL001W Saccharomyces cerevisiae PRE3 20S proteasome beta-type subunit): MNGIQVDINHLKKGEVSLGTSIMAVTFRDGVILGADSRTTTGAYIANRVTDKLTRVHEKVWCCRSGSAADTQAVADIVQHYLELYTAQFGEPSTKTAASIFKTLCYENKDNLTAGIIVAGYDEKNKGEVYSIPLGGSVHKQKYAIAGSGSTFIYGYCDKNYKENMSKDETVSFMKNSLSQAIKWDGSSGGVIRMVVLTKDGAERLIFYPEDYENL; encoded by the exons ATGAACGGCATTCAAGTTGATATCAAccatttgaaaaaaggCGAAGTCAGTTTGGGCACCTCTAT AATGGCCGTTACTTTCAGGGATGGCGTGATTCTCGGCGCAGACTCGAGAACTACTACTGGTGCGTATATTGCCAATCGGGTCACCGACAAGCTTACGAGGGTACATGAAAAAGTGTGGTGCTGCAGATCCGGATCTGCAGCAGATACTCAAGCAGTCGCAGACATTGTACAACATTACCTCGAGCTCTATACTGCTCAATTTGGTGAACCATCCACAAAAACTGCTGCTtctattttcaaaacacTATGTTATGAGAACAAAGATAACCTGACAGCGGGCATTATTGTCGCAGGCTATGACGAGAAAAACAAAGGTGAAGTTTACAGCATACCGCTCGGGGGATCTGTCCATAAACAAAAATATGCCATTGCTGGGTCTGGTTCTACATTCATCTACGGTTATTGTGACAAGAATTATAAAGAGAATATGTCGAAGGACGAAACTGTGTCTTTCATGAAGAATTCTCTGTCGCAAGCTATCAAATGGGACGGCTCGTCAGGTGGCGTAATTAGAATGGTTGTTTTGACAAAGGATGGTGCTGAACGTCTCATTTTTTACCCTGAAGACTACGAGAACTTGTAG